tatttaacgatacaataataaaaataacaacacttttattcgaacaatacaattataattaatacatttcgaggttcggcatggccatcacccaaTAATGTATTAAGACTAAAGTATATCGAGCTTCTGCATTGCCATCACCCGTTATACTTTAGTCGTCAAATGAACCAAATGTGTTATCTTGTTGACCATGTTGAGGACCGTGCCTTCGATCGTAGTCTTCAAAACTGGGGTCATAAACTAGAGAAAGGTAAGCTTGTTGGTAACGTGATACATTCATTTCGGTTTGGTCTATATCAAACGGTTCATACTCACCTTCATCCACTTTGTTTAGTTCGttgtcggaattctcttcggtTGATGTAGGTGATAATCCTGCTACATTTTCTTCATACTCTATACATTCTTTAATGTCATTATATAACGGACCTTAtaatgaagtttgatcttgtatcctatctaccccATCCAAATAATCTTTCAAACATACACATACTTTCACGGCTTGGGGGGTAAGTTTTGACCTTCTTTCCGATATAATTCCACCACTCAAACAAAAGGTCGATTCGGAAGCTACGGTTGAAGCTTGAACGGTAAATAAGTCACGAGCCATAATGCTTAATATTGGATATGTGTTTTGTTTTGTTTCCCACCATTTTAAAATGTCAAGGTTGTGAAATTGTTCTTCACTCATGTTTAGTGCAATGTTTCCCATCTTATAATTTCCCAACTCGCTTGTGGATGCCGATGTTCGTGCACGTTTGGAAGCGTCTTCACATACTAAGTTAAAAAGACTTATTTTGAGGTCTCGACCCCTTCGAGAAGATGATCCGGGTTGGTCAACAATTAGGTTTGATTGTCGACCATATTTTGTTGCATAAATACCAAACATTTTCTCAAAAAACTTCATTAAATTCGTGTACTTGGTTATTTATATAGTTGGATTGGTTATCTAAAATACCATACGTACAATCAAAGTTGGTATATATTGTTGTCATCAATCGTTCAACCCCATTAAAATTTAATCGTGGGTCAAGTGCGGCCGCACATAAAAATACCTTCGGTATCTCTCCAaaatatttttttactttttttcttatatgaaaaatcgcttgtctaaaaataacattatttgaGTACGCTAGTTGGGTAATAAACACCCGGTAACATTTTCGATGcctctttaaaaacttgtaaaaaacttttTAATGATTCCAAGTCATCTCATTCGTCGGCACTAATTGGTTCGGAAAATCCCTTTCTAAGTAGTCTTCTATTATAACCGATTAACGTTTCTTTTTGGCGTAAAATATTTTCGAACATTAAACAAGTAGAATTCCAtcttgtattattatcaaaataaggaccTAACCAAGTGTCATGACAATCTTTAACAAAAGCCTTATAGTTATGATGTCGTGCGTTGCTCGTACGATAAATCGTTACTAATAATCTTGTAAATTTATCTTTTAATGGAGCACAAAAAGCTAAACAATCTTGAACtcccaagtttataatatgagcaaCACAACATGTATGAATAAATGCACCATTTAAAATCGGTTTAAGTGCAATTTTTAACTCACCCATGGCCGCATCGTTATTAGACGCATTATCTAACGAAATTGTAAAAACTTTATCGATTAAATTATATTCTTCTAAAGTGTCTTCTAAAACTGTTTTTATATTATTACCGTTATGTGGATAACCAAATATTTTAAAATCGATAACACGTTTCATTAAAAGCCACGAATCGGGATGAAACCAATGAGCGGCAATGGCTAAATAAGAATTTTCCGTTCCATGGTGCGCtccaaacatcacaagttatagaaaccctatgtttatatgttcgaaaaccttcaattatttCAGTTTTAGCTTTTTTCCATAATTTAAAGGCGTCACGTCTTAAGGTAGTACGACTTACATTGCTATATCGCGATTGTAGTCGATTTCGAATTAGCTCCGTAAGCCTtggattgtcgaagtggttgaaaggaagcGCTTGTTGAATGACGAACCTTGACAAATCTTGCCTAAGAGCTTCGACATCATATACAAAAAGCGTACCATCCGGACGAATTGTTTGTTGTGTCGGGTCTCCGTTTCCTTTACAACTTTTTTTAAGATGTTTTCTTAATGTAGTATTACCCGTAATACCTAGGAACTTCGAACATTGTATACAACGAGCTCTTTTTTGACCATCTTTCATTTCGCACAATTCAAATCTTGACCAAACGTCACCTTTTCGACTAGTACTTTTAACGCTTTTAACCTCGTCGGTGGTGTAACCTTTTGAAGAGGTCACAGGTAGCGGAAGCTTGTGAATTATCCATTATAGAGGATAATTGTTTGTTGGTGTGTTTTGAACCAACACCTAACATCTATTTATACTACAAAAACAATTCAAATGaatacaaaaaacaaaaaaaacaaaaaaaaacaaaaaaaaaaaaagtgatacAAGTACAAACGGGCAAACGGCTAGAATGTACATAACAGTAAGTAAGTAACATTGGCTTCATATCaatgcaaaaaataaaaataaataaataaataaacggatACAAGTACAAACGGATAGTGGCCCCACACTCCAAGTGTCCAAAGTCCAACAATGATCGGATATAAGATTGATACAAAGTCCAACAGCCACTTTTCAATTTTTCATGATATTTGCAAATATCCGGTTTCAAAAATATCCGGATAAAATCCGGGTTTTATCCGGTTTCTTTTTTGATCCATGTCCGGTTCTGTCCGGTTCGGATCTCACTGGATCGGATCGGATTTTTTAGATCCGTTTTTTCTTGTATTCGGTTCCGGATCGGTTTTCGGATTTTGGATCGGATTTTTTGCGCACCTCTACTTAAATCCCCCTTTATTAATGTCAAGTATGGACTGAACCTGACAcatttattctatgcttgatcattgaAGAGACTATATGTAGATTTTTTTAGATACAAATAGTAATTTTGTGGCTGCAAGAGTGAGTAATTCTGATCAGGGTAGGAGTCTTAAGATTGGTCACATCCGATAAGGGAAGAACGATCAATGAATTGAGCAAACTGAATGAGATGCTATAGTCCACACCTATACCGAAATATTTCTAGGGTCCGTCACATGATTATGCAGCGATTAACTTTTTACCACTCTCTCGAGATCGCCAATATCTCAGTTAAGGTTATCGGCACTATCTAACCGGATGACTGATCAACCCAAAACCCCCATTATTATTGCACTCAAGTCGATTATTTACCTACGTGTAAATATTTTATTGATCAGTTAACATACACAAAATTGGGATGTCATTTCTATGAATTAGCTCTTGTAAAATAATAGATGCGGTCGTAAATTGAATAACACAATTCCATCTATCCTTCAGACGACGAATCGCCGTTAACCTCTATCATGAGAGACATTGTGGGCGCCGGGAACAATAGCAGCAGAATGCTCCAAGTCACCAGATATATAAACGAGAAAGTCACATGCTGAGAGACACAGTGAAGATCCGACCATATAAAACATATGCTGAGCTTATATTAGTGGTGCCAACCAGACTATCACGTAACAAATGCAGTTTCATTTCATAGCTTCTTGATTTAAAAACAATGGAAGCTCAAGATAATTCATTAagaattaactaaatgatactggAACTGGGCACTTTAAAAACACGCTTAGCAAAGTTTAAAACAGAATAATCGATAACTAGTGGCTTTAAGCTTATTAGCCAGCACACTCAAAGCAAAACACTTAAGTAAAAACAAATGTGAAAATAATATACGAGAAGGAACAGAAATGCACATCAATTTCAGCTTAGACAATATTAATGCAACATATCATTATTTACTAAAGACTTCATACTAAAGTAGACAATAAAATGATATTAGCAATCATAAACTGAGAATTTACACATATGGTCATAATGTTCATCCTAATTGACACAAGTACGAAAAAGTCACACAAAACAGAGAACCGACATTCAAACTTTAAACATACAGTAACGCATCAAACTTTAACCATACAGTAACGCATTGCTAGAACTCCAACTTTTTACATTTGAAAAGAATACGATTTTTGACCTGATATTCTAATTCAAGCAAAACACAAATACAACATACAAGTATACAACAATATTCACCATTTGAATCAAAAAGAGACAGCAAAATGGAACTAAAAGTTCAGACATTTAGCCGAAACACCATCCTACTTCAGCCAATAATGAATGGGTTTATACAGTAACAAATACACTGAAATATAGTAATATATCCACCCAAAATATCAAATTAAATGTAACCAAGTAACCAACACTCAACACTTTGCCACATTTGATAAAAATGTCACATAACTTGGTGATGGAACTAGTAATATCATAAGGGCGTAACTCAATTTCATATTCTCATTTTTAAAAACACCACAATAACATAAAGCAAAAACTATCCTACGACTCTCACTAGAAATTCATAATGATCAACATCAAGAAATCTCACAAACCCCACTATTAACCAAATGTATCCCAATTCCCTAAAAAATAAAGGTCAGACGTATAAAACACATTAACTACTAAATATCTTACACATATCCAATCACAACTTCCAACATTTTTAAACATAATATGAAAATCagaatttaaacttgtaattaaaagTTCAAAAATCTGGGCAAAATGTTCCAACTTCAGTCAAAAATGAAGGCGTCTGCACATTAACAAATTACGAATACATTAAAACATAGTAATATCCACCAAAAAATGTCAGATTATATGTAACCAACAATTAAACTATAGCCACATTTGATCAAAATGCCACAAAACTTGGTCATCAAACTAGTAATATCATACGGTCACAACTTAATTCAACATAACTAAAAAATCTCAAATGCTACATAATTCAACAACGCTAAAGGCTAGACGAAAACAAATACATTATCACACAATAGTTACCAAATATATCAGCTCAAATGCAACCAAATATTCCAACATTTAATCATACTATCAAAAAGCATAGATATTAAACTAGTGATGATATCATAGAACCATAAATTCTCATAATTTCAAAACAAACATAAACAATAACATAAAATTCAAAAACTACCATACGATTCGCAATACAATATCATTAATCCTGAGGAATTTCAACATCACCAGAAGCAATTTCCTCCTGCAAATCCTTAGGATCCTTACCATCAACCGTACAACCAACAGAAACACACGTTCCCAAAATCTCCTTCACAGTACCTTGCAACTCCTTCGCCATTGATCTCGGCCTCATCACTTTCGCAATCTCAATGACGTCATCAAGTGAAATGTTTCCACTATGCTTAATATTCTTCACTTTCTTCCTATCACGTTCAGGCTCTTTCAAAGCTTTAATCACTAACGCAGCTGCTGACGGTACGACGGAGACTTTAGCTTGTCGATTTTGTACGGTCAGTTTCACGGTGACACGTAAGCCCTTCCAATCCTTAGCGGTTTCTTTTGCAATGTCTTCACCGATTTTTTTCGGTGAGAGACCGAGAGGTCCGATTTTAGGTGCGAGTGATGACGCCGCACCGACTTCACCTCCGGTCACGCGAACATATACGTCGACGACTTGTGACGGATCGAACTTCGGAGGCATTTTGGACGGCGGAGGCGGCTAGGGTTTCGACGACGGATTGAGTTTGAGAGTGTTTCAGATTGTTAGCAATAGAAATAAAAGTGTTTGGAAATTAAAGAGGAAATATAAATTAGGGTTTTGTGTTGGATTTGGGCTTGGAATTGGTTTGGACCTTGGTTTGAATAAAAGTAGAGTAACCGAAAAGCATGGATTATTAGTTTACTCGAACTATTTCCACTCGTTGGGGCGTTGGTCGGGGGCGTGTGTTGCTTTTTATAttttttgatgactaggacgtgtgaGTTAGTTGTGTGAAGTAGTGGTGATGTGGGTTGGTGGTGTGAGTGGGTTAGTGGAATGCTGATGTgacatttaatttttaatttttgcgttttatttaattgttttatattattttatgtattatattaatattttaaaaatatattttaattacaacggctatattttgaacctttttttatgataaataatatagaattttttttttttaaatcccaaCGGATATAACCCCCACCCAATGAAAAACCGACACGTGGCTTGACCAACCCAACAATGCCGTTGTGTGATCCGTTGCAGGGCCACGGCTTTGATACTTGGGAAAGGAGCCGTTGCCTCTTGCCACGTGGGCGGGGACGGCGTGAGCAGACCACCGATACAAGGGGTCTAAGGGGGTTGTTTAATTGTCAAAAGCAAAATTGACAAAAATACATTATTTTTTAAAGTCTTCAaataatatacatttttatttaaaaaaatgacAACTACACCATTAAGTCAACCAATCATTTGATAGACAACCGTATAGTGTGGTCGACCACCTATCTTGCATGGTAGTCGACCAAAAAACAACACGAGCG
This genomic stretch from Rutidosis leptorrhynchoides isolate AG116_Rl617_1_P2 chromosome 11, CSIRO_AGI_Rlap_v1, whole genome shotgun sequence harbors:
- the LOC139876936 gene encoding large ribosomal subunit protein uL11x-like, with the translated sequence MPPKFDPSQVVDVYVRVTGGEVGAASSLAPKIGPLGLSPKKIGEDIAKETAKDWKGLRVTVKLTVQNRQAKVSVVPSAAALVIKALKEPERDRKKVKNIKHSGNISLDDVIEIAKVMRPRSMAKELQGTVKEILGTCVSVGCTVDGKDPKDLQEEIASGDVEIPQD